The Desulfobacterales bacterium nucleotide sequence ATTGGGGGAAGTGCCTGGAAAAGAAATGCCTAAAATGCCTAAAATGAGCTAAATTGCCTACACGGAATGAAATGCCTAAATTGCCAAAAATGCCAAAAATGCCTAAAATTGCAGATCGTAGACAATTTGCCGTTTGCTTGAAAAATGTAAGTTCATTTGAGTTCATTTTTGGCATCTTTAGCATTACTCATTTCCCTTTTCAGCCATTTTGGATCGGGTCATTTTCTTCTTCCGATGGAAGTAAAAATAGCAAGCAATTCGCTGCATTCTTCATACAGGGGTTTCACCTTTTCCCATGCCATCCATCCGGCTTCAACGATGACTTCCAGCCAATACTGAGTTTCGCTGGCTTCACTTTCGCAAATTTTTATTTTGTTTTTAAAATCAGCCCGGCTCCTTGACCGGTTGGCCTCACGGTAGTTTGCGCCGATGGAGGTTCCGGATTTGGCAATCTGGGTTCGAATCACCGTGCACTCAGGCGTATTGTACAGTGTGGATGATAAACGGATTATTTGCACGGCAAATATGCGCGTGCGCTTCTCAAGGTCTTTGGCAAATTGCTTTCGCTCAACAATTTTAGGCATTTCAGGCATTTTAGGTCTTTCACACCATTTTAGTCATTTTTAATTTTAGGCACTTTAGGCATTTTCTTTACCTCACCCTCTTGCCGGTTTTCTGAAAGACGTTTCTGGGGCAGACATATTCTGTAAACGTAGCGCTTTCTCCGTTATCGCCAGTAAGAGATAGGGTAATGCGTATCCGTTCCGGGGCTTCGAAAAAGGCCTCGAAGTTGGTCACGTGATCCGACAAGACCACCTTGGGTGCAGAACCCAATATGCCTGTGACAGGGTCGGAATGTATTTCAGTAAGGGTTTTAGCAGCAGAATTATACAAATACACTGCGAAAAGAACCACCTCCTCGTTTTTAAGCCCGTCCTCATCATCATCACTATCCTCACCTACTCCTTCGTCCACCTGTCCATCACCATCATCATCTATACCCTTAATACCGTAGGCACCGTCCTGGTTCATATCTTTCGTCACGTTCTCGTCGATATTCCCGTCCAAATCATTGTCTAACCCATCAAACTTGTCTTCACCAGTGAGTCCATCTTCATCATCATCAGATTGTTGTCCTTCATCAAACAGCTCATCACCGTCTTCATCGACGCCCCGGATGCCGTAGCCGCCCGATGAAAAATAATCATGCGTATCTTCATCGATGCGTGGAAATAAAGGGTTCCCCCACGCCCCGAAGTAGAAGTCACCGTCGGTGTTGACCAAACGGGAAAATGCCAGGATGTCTCGCGAGGGTTTGCGGTTGTTGGGAACCGTAAGGAAGGTTGTTTTTTTAGCTCCAGCGGTCATGCGTTCAATGGCCAGCAGGCCTTCCTGATAAAGCCGGGAGCGGGCGATGCCGCTGCGGTGGGCATCCAGGCTGCTGGAAAGAAGGGGGGTGGCCACCGCGGCAATGATCAGCAAAATGGTGACGGTAATCAGCAACTCCATCAGGGTCAGGCCGTTTTCACCGCATTTCCTCATGTTATCTTCCCCACTCTGCCTTCGTTATCGACCCGGATGGTTGTCAGGGAATGATTGGGCCGCTGGGTGACGGACACCGTTATCCGGACCGCGGAGGGTTCCGGAATCGTGTTGCCGTCCAGATCCACCGGCACAACCGTCCAGGTGATGGTAAAACTCTGTCCGTTGACGGTGACCGTCTCGAAGCTGCTGCTGAGGGATCCGAAGTTGGTGCTCACAAGCTCTTCCATCTTGCTGCGCAGGCGGCTGTCCAGGAGCATGGATTCGGCCTGCGCGTCCAGGGCCTGGAATCCGGAAATATAGGGAGCTGAAATCCCCACAGCCACAATCGCCAGGAGAGCCACCGCGATCAGGGCTTCTATGAGGGTGAAGCCGGTGGGGGATTTTAGGAGGTTAACAAATGTATAAGTTCTTTTGGGAAACATGGTAAAAAATGCCTAAAGTTTGGAATGCCTAAAATGCCTAAAGTTTGCAAATGCCTAAAGTTTGTAAATGCCTAAGATGCCTAAAATTTGGAGATCTGGTTTCATGGTCTATGGCAAACTGTTTTCGTTCGTCCATTTTAGGCAATTTAGGCATTTCAGCTCATTTTAGGCATTTGTTCTTCTATCCACTCACACTCACCCTCCCGGTGAGCGCATTTAAAGTCACCACCTTCTGACGGCCGCCAAAGGTCAATGTGACCGTTCCGCCTATGGAAGGGGTCCCGGTGGAATCAAAGGTGACCGGGGTGTCGAAGCCCGATGCGTTGATGTCCACGCCGCTGAAGCGGCTTTCATTGGGAAAGGTGATGGTATAGTCGATGCCCTTGTTCATGGGGTTTCCCAGATAGGCATAACTGCCGTTTTCCACTTCCGCCGCGGTATACGAGCCAGCACCGCCCAGCAGGTTTACGTTGGGTTTGAATTGTTTGACGTCGATCTTTTTGGTGGTTGCGCTGATGGTGACCTGGGTTTGCTGGCCGGTGACTGCGGTGAGCTGCGCGAATTCCAGAGCGTTGACGATTTCTTCGGCGGCAGTCCCCAGGCGGTAATCCCCCATGAACGCATTGATCGCCGGCCAGCCCAGCATGGTAAAAATCGATACGATCAGCAGGACGATGAGTAGTTCAAAAAGCGTGAACCCGTCCCTCCGGCGGCGTTTCAGTCGGCATGCTAAAAGGCTGTCTGCTATCTGGTGTTTCATTGGTCATTCATTCATGGAAAAAATATTGATAAAAAATATGGAAACGGGCAGAGGCACACCCGATGCAGCATGAGGTGGGGCATACACGGCCATGATCCGCTGGACGGTCAATTGGCTGCAGGGATAACCGCCGCCGATCAAAGCGGAAACCTCGGAACGGTTCATCCCACTGATACAATTTCAGACAATGACAGCGGATAGCATCGCACCGACAGGGAGCAACGATACCCGTCTCTTTCAACTTAAGCTGAATCAATAAGTGCCGCTGGTCGCACTGTCATTGGCGATAAAAACACCCATTTTGACATAGAATTTCCAGCCCGTGCCGTCGGCAGGGGTTGCCGCGCGGAGGGCAAGATCGATTGTAGTGATATCGCAAGTGACCGCACTAGATTCATTGTAGGGGTTTTGCGGAAGGGTCGCGGTCTTGAGATACGGGCCGAATATTGGTGCGGTCAATGTGCTCTTATCGCTAGATGTTTTACCGTCCAACTGCGAGTAATAAATCAGCTGATCGGTGAAGGCGGCGGGCAGGTCGGCCGCCACCGTGGCCGTGCCGCTACCGTCAATCTTTACAGCCCCGGGGTAGACATTGTTATGCTGATGGTAGTAAAGCTCGATGGCGTTGCGGATCGTACTCAAGTTGGTTCTCATGGTGCTCAACCGGGCTTCGCCCGTTGAGACATTGATTTGCGGGATGATGATCATTGCCAGGATGCCCAGGACAATAACGACAATAAGCATTTCGATCAACGTAAATCCGGCTTCTTTTCTGAATGGTATTTTCATTGCCCGACTCTCCTTTACATACCTCATGGCTAAAGGGTTAACAAATCATTATAACTTGATTTAATAACGTTTCATCTCTTGATTGCGGCTGCTTAGACAGGATCTGCTTCAGCGATCCGAAATTACCGCAATGCCTGGGACAACCGGAACAACGGAAGGATGATGGACGATACGATCACCCCCACGACGGCACCCATGATAATCAATGCGATCGGTTCGATCCGGGCGGCAAATTTTTTGAGTTCCTGTTCGATCTCTGTATCATAAAACGCGGCCAGACGCAACATTACGTAGGGCAGTCTGCCGGTTTCCTCGCCGATGACCACCATCTGTTTCACCGTCCGGGGAATATAGGGGTTTGCGGAAAACGGCAGGGAAAATCGTCCGCCGCGATCCACGCTATCGCTGATTTCATCCAGAAAGCGGCGATAATAGCGATTCCAGATGGTGGGGCGGGTTGCCTTGAGCGCTTCCAGCAAGGGGACCTGGCTTTCCATCAAGTGCCCGATGGTCCGGAGCATTTCACAGGTATAAATCTTGTTCGTTAGTCCGGAAATTAACGGCCCGCTGACGAGCAGTCGATCTCGCAATGCCCGGCCCGGCGGGCTTTTCAGCCAGAGGGTCACGCCCGTCACCGCGCCGCAGGCAAAAAGAGAATACGCCCACCAGTGATGCCGCAACGTTTCGCTGGCCATCATAAGGAAACGCGTGGTCCAGGGCAGGATGCTCTCTTTGCCGGCAAAAAAAGCGGCGAATTTCGGCAGCACTCCGACCAGGATAAACACGACCACTCCAAATCCGATAACGCACAGGAAAGCGGGGTAGGTCAGGGCCAGTTTGACTTGATTGATCATCGCCAGACGCTTTTCCTGCATCTCGACAATCCGGTCCAGGGTTTTATTCAAAAAACCGCCGGTTTCCCCCGCCTTTACCATGCTGGTGAACTGGTCGTTGAAAATCCGGGGGTGAAGCTTCATGCTTTCGGACAGCTGCCGGCCTTCCTCAATATCCCGGGATATGGCTGAGATGACTGCTTTAAATGACGGATGTTGAATCTCCTCAGCGATGGTCTGGAGGGCAACATTAATGGGGGTATCCACCGCCAGCATGAGGGAAAGCTGGGTTGTGAAAAACATCACCTCGCGGGAACTGATCCGGTTGAACAAGCGGTCGGTGATCCCCCGGGCAAACGCTTGGTTCAACCGCGCCGCCGGCAGCGGCCGCAGAGCCGTTTGGGGTTCAAGTATTTCTTCCGGTTTGAATTGTATGGCCATAATCTAAAATGCCTAAAATGCCTGAAATTGAAAATGCCTAAAGGTGAAAATGCCTAAAATGCCTGACCTGCAATTTCTTGTGTCAGTAATATGTGTTTCTTTAATTTTAGGCAATTTAGGCATTCATCAGTTTAGGTATTTATTATTTCACAAGGCTCTGACTGGCCCAGAGGACCAGATTTACGGGATCGACATCTCCATTGTATCGTTTAAACAAGTCAAAGCTCCAGCGATACAGCCCGATGGACCTCCTCTATGGTCGTAAGATTTTGCAGGACGCGCTGATATCCTGCCTGCTCCAGGGTGGTGTATCCGCTTTCCGTGCATTGTTTTTTTATGGCCGCGATGGTCGGATTCTGCAGGATTAAAGCCCGCAGGCCCTGATCGATCGCCAAGAGTTCATGGATGCTGGTCCGCCCCTTGTAACCGGAATCATAACAGTCCGGACATCCCTTGCCTTTATACAAACGCAGCCGTTTGTCTTCATCAACTCCCAGCTCCTTGAGTACACTTGCAGGGGGGAAGTAGGCTGTCTTACACTCGGGACAGATGGTTCGCACCAGCCGCTGGGACATGCAGGCAATCAGGGACGAGGAAAGGAGATAGGGCTCCACGCCCATTTCCAAAAGTCGCGTGACGGCGCTGGGGCTGTCGTTGGTATGCAGGGTTGAAAGCACCAGATGGCCTGTGAGGGATGCCTGGATGGCAACTTCGGCTGTTTCGCGGTCACGGATTTCACCCACCATGATGATGTCCGGGTCCTGGCGCAGCGTGTGCCGGATAAAGGTGGCAAATTTCATGCCCAGAGCCGTATGGACCTGGGTTTGATTGATATTCTCCAACTGATATTCCACCGGATCTTCAACGGTGACGATATTTCTTTCGGTGGTATTGAGCAAGGTGATGGCCGAATACAGGGTGGTGGTCTTGCCGCTGCCGGTGGGCCCGCAGACCAGAATCAATCCATGAGATTTCCGCAGGAAAGATTTGAATTGATCAAGAATTACAGGTTCAAAACCGAGGGCATTGAGATCCAGAATGGTTTTGCGCTTATCGAGGATTCGCAGAACCACTTTTTCACCATGAACCCCTGGCATGGATGAAAACCGGAGATCAATGGTTCGCCCCAGGGCTCTGATCTGAAAGCGGCCGTCCTGGGGCATGCGTCGTTCGGAGATGTTCAGGTTTGCCAGTACTTTCAATCGGGAAACCACCGTGGGATGCATCGCTATATTCTGGGGTTTCAATTCGTAGAGAATTCCGTCGATCCGCAGCCGGATCCGCAGTTTGTCCTCCTGAGGTTCGATATGGATATCGCTGGCTTCGTCCTTGATGGCTTTCAGCAGAATCATGTTCACCAGGTTGATGACCGGACTTTCCTTGGCCTTGTCAGACATTTCGCTGATGTCTATTTCCGGACGGGCCTCGATCACATCGATACCGGACTCGCTGTCATTGACCATGAAATCTTCGATGGTGATATTCTCCTGATAGGCCTGAGATATCGCCGCTAAAATATCCTCGACGCGACAGATGACCGGTTGGACTTCCATTTTAGTCAATTTTTTTACTTCATCAATGACAAAAAAGGCATAAGGGTCGGATACCGCCAGCGTCAAGACGTTGTTGACGACAAACATCGGAATAACCTGGTGGTAGAGCGCCTTTTCTTTGGGCAGAACATGGACGACTTTCGGGTCTATCAGCCCTTTGCGTAGCCAGACATGCGGGATGCCGAGCTGTTCTCCCAGGATTTTTACCAGGTCTTCATTGGATATAATCCCTTTTTCGACAACAATCTGGCCGAGGGACTTGGCGGTTTCCTTTTGGTGCCGGAGAAATTCAGCCAGTTGATCAGGCGAGAGGAGTCCTTGCTGGATCAGAATTTCACCCAGCTTCCTTCTTTTGGGTATCAGGGTGGTTTTCATGATATATTTCGTATCGCCTCGTGAATATCCTTATAGATTAAAATCACGTTGTTCAATCGGGTTGCCGCCAAAATATCCTGGCACACCTGGTTTAAACCGATGATCTTCAATGCGCCCCTTTTGCTCCTGAGCTCATTATGCGTTTGAAGCAGCAGTTCCAGAGCGGCACTGTCCAGGAGTCCCACGTTTTTACAATCCAAAATGACCTCGGTTTTATCCGCTTCAATGGCCGCAAGGATTGATTGTTTAATGTCCGGGCAATTTTCATGGGTGATGGATCTTTCGGGCGTCAAGACGGTTCGGCTACTAACATTCACGCTTTTGGCCCTGCCCGGTTCATATCGTTTCGTAAGGTTTTCCATAGCGTTCCTTATCAATCTGATTTCATATCTTCAGTGTAGACCGTTCTGAAGACGTTAACCAGTCGGGGATCCAACTGGCTCCCGGCCAGTTTTTCCAAAGTATCGAGAACCTTTCCGTCAACAGAGGCGCCGCGGTAAGCCCGTGAAAAATTGATCGCATCGAACGTGTCGGCGACGGCGATGATGCGGGCAGACAGGGGAATCTCTTCGCCCTTTAGGCTGCTAGGGTAACCGCTGCCGTCAAAGCGCTCATGGTGATGGATGATACCGGGAAGTGAACCGGTAAAATACTCGATGGGTTTCAGAATTTTGCTTCCTTTTACAGGATGGTTCTTGATGATTTCTAATTCCGCGTCCGTCAGCTGGTCCTTCTTATTCAAAATACTTTCAGGGATGCCGATTTTGCCGATATCGTGCAGAATTGATGACCACTTGAGCTCTTCATATTCCTTTTTGCCCAGGCCGAGCCGCGCTCCCATCAACATGCAATAAGTGGAGACCCGCTCCGAATGTCCCCGGGTATACTTGTCCTTTGCTTCAATGGCAAAAACCAGGGACTTGACCATGTTGACGACAAACTGTTCCAGATTTTTATAAAGGTTCGTATTGTCGATAATCATCGCCAGTTGTTCTGCCAGGGATAGCAGGAGTTTTAATTCACCCTGCCGGAAGATTTCCGTCAGGTTAAAACAGAGCAGCCCCAGCCAGCCGTATAACTCTCCCTGGTGCTGGACTCTGACGGCAAGAAAGCGATAGGGATCCGGCAGCAGATCCCGATAGCGTGGATCTTCCCGGGAGTCATTGACAATAAAATAGTTTTCATTTGTTACGGACGCGTTCAGCGGGATTAGATGGAGAATTTTTCCGAAAAAGTTCTTTTGGGATGAAAATTTTTCGGAAACCTGCGGCAATATTAGATCCAATTTGTAATCGCGCTTGTGTGACAAATAGGCAAAGGCCGCGTCCACCCGCATGCTTTCTATCAGTTCTTCCATCAGGAGCTGGAGCATGTCGTCGGATAATTTTAATGTCTTTATCTGGGAGGCGACCCTGGTGTACAGGTAAAGATCTTCAAAACCCTGATCCATTTTCTGGGTCATTTCTTCGATTTCCTGCTGTGCGTTCAACTTTTCTTCAACAAGCGTGGCCAGATTGCCGAGGAAGCTTTCCATTTCCATTGATTGAGGGCCTTCGGCGGTATTTGCGGCTTCACCTGTGTCCGGTCTGAACGAGGACAGACCCCCGGCCAGCAGTGCGCCAAAAATATTTCGGCTGTTTCTGAGGGGATGGCCGCACAGAAAACTTTGGCCGACGGTATGATAGTGGTAGCTGTTTTGTGCGATGATGGCTTCGGCCAGGGCCTGCGATTTTTTTGATGAAAACTCTTCCGGCATGGCAACGCCCGTGAAAAATATCACCCTGCCGGTGTCGTCCCATATCTGAAAATGCAACCGGCTGACCGGGGCAAGGCTGGACAGCAAGATTTCGAAGGTTTTTAATTCATTCATTCCGGACCTCGAGATATTTCTCGATGGCGTCCACAATTTTGTTGGGACTGAAAGGTTTTTCCATGAAAAGCGTATCGGTCATCTGCGCGATCCAGTCGCGCTCCTCCGGATTGATCCGGGCTGTTACGATAATGGTCAGAAAAGGCCTTTTCTTTTTGATCGGGTTGGTTTTTTCACATAAGGCTTTACCGTCCAGTTTGGGCATCATGATATCGGAAACGACCACATCAGGCTGCTGGTCTTTAATGGCGGCAAACCCCTCTTCACCATTTGCGGCCGTCAGAACCTGGTAACCCCTGTTTTTCAATTTAAGTTCAAGCACACGCCGAATATATGCTTCGTCATCAATGATCAGGATTTTTTTATTTTTCGCCAAGATAGTCTTCCTTCTTCGGTATTTTCACCGTAAAATGCGTCCCTTTGTCGATTTTGCTTTCCACCTTGATTTCCCCCCCGTGAAGGCTGATGATTTGAGACGTAATGGCCAGTCCCAGTCCGGTACCCTGTTGCGAAACAATTTGCGGGTTGCCGGAACGATAGAATTTATCAAAGATGAGGGGAAGTTCTTCCTTTGATATGCCGTAGCCGCTATCACTGATGTCGAAGATAACCATATGGTCATCCTCACTTAACTCAAATTCGACCTGACCGTTTTCAGGCGTATATTTGATGGCGTTACCCAGAATATTAATGATGGCCCCTTTCAATAATTCCTTGTCACCCATCAGGGTGGGAAAGTTGTCCGGCAATCTTTTGAGGATGGAAATATTTTTTTTGCGGGCGGCGCCTTCGATGGTTTCAATGCAGTCCTTGAACAGCCAGTCGGATTTTACCCGGCTTAAATTCAAGGGAAGGCTGCCCATTTCAATTTGGGACAAATTAAGAAGGTCCTTGATGAGACGGGACAGGCGGTCTGTCTCAGCGTTTATAATATTGTAAAAATCCTTTTGGGTTGCGGTGTCCGTGATTTCACCGTCCATTAACATTTCGCTGTAGGATTTGATGGTGGTCAAGGGTGTCATCAGTTCATGGGTCACGTGTGCGGTAAAATCATTGATCGCCTGTGCGGCCTCTTTTTCTCTGGTGGTGTTATTGAAAACGATCAATTTGCCGATCAAGGCTTTACTGTCATCCGTGAAGTAAGTATAGGAAACTTGGTAAGTTTTATTCGATGCCAGGTTGGGAAAAATGATATCGAGATGGTGGTTGCCAGTTGGGTTTTCAAACCCTTGTGATTGTGAAATGAAGGATAAGAATTCCGGGTGTTTAATCACCTGGTCCAACGGGCAATCGATCACATCCTGCCGCTTTTGTCTAAGCAGGTTGAGCATATAATCGTTGATAAAGCCGATATTTTCATGGATGTCGGTTACAATAATACCCAGGTTGATCGAATTCAGGATGTAACTCGATTGATTTTTTTCAAATCTGATAATGCCGAGCGTGTAGGTCAGGTCTTTATTTTTTGTTTCAACATCATCCAACCGGTCCTTTAATTCCTTTATGGAATTTTTGCACTCCAACATCATCGGCTCAATTCCAAAGCTCCTGGAGGAATTTTTCGGGGAGGTGCCGGTGCTGTTGGAGGGGGTGAGTATGTTCGCCAAAAATTTCTCAAGAGGCTTAAAAGCCCTGACAAACCCATAATAAGACAGAATGATGGACGCAATGATAAAGAATGAGATGATGCCGATAAGGGTGATTCTTTCCGAGGAAAGAATCGATATGGGCGGCGGTTTGAAGCCGACTCTTACCGTGCCTGTTTTTTTCCCTTTTTCGAATATCGGTTTGGAAAATTCATATATGCTTGTTTCGGATTCAATCGGTTTGAAAAACTGATGCACCAATCCCATGGCTGCCAGAGAATTCTCCTGGATGTTATAGGGGATTTCAGCCGCGATGTGGTTAAGGGCTAAACTAACGAGAGGCTTTCCATTCTGGTCGTGGATAAAGCAATAGACAATCCCCTCATGAACATCAGACTGCATCAGGGTTTTAATCAGGAGATCGCGTCTTGCCCCCTCAAAATCTTTAATGGAATGCAGAGAAAGGAGGCCGACGATGTGGTCTCCTTTGCCGTATAAGTCGTTTATGGCCGCTTTTTTTTCTGTTCGGACCAGAAACTGCAGGAAAATGGCAAGGCCGAACAATATTAAAACAAAAAAAGCAATGCCGAGCGCTTTAGATTTCATAGGTAGTTCCTGCTAAAGACTTGATTTGTCGTTCAACGCTTCATGATATTTTCTAGACCTGACCCGTTTTCCTTCTCCTTTTGTTGCAGACACCGGCGGCAAAGGCCCCAAAAGTTTCCCGTGCATTTTGAATTATTGCAGTGCAAAGCGTATGCCAATCTTTATCCAAGTACCACAAATACAATATTTGATAAGAATTGTATTTTTTCATCTGATTGCAGGATAAACTTAAACGCAATCCGAAAAACAACTATATTTAACAAATTCAAACGGATATGTCAAGTCACTTTTATTATAACAAAAAAACCATTCCGGAATTTTGGTATCAGGGAATTCACCCAGGAAGACGATTCGATAGCCTGAATGGTTTCCCTGGTCGAGGGGGCATGACAGATATCATTTGAGGGGAGCTTCCGGGGGCGCAATTGTCTGCAAAAAATGGTGCTCTACCTCCAAAATTATTAACCGACAATTCAATATCAAAACGCAACTTTCGCCCGGATGCGCCAGTATTCGTAACAGGCATTAAGGGTTCGGTCCTCCTTTGTCGGAACCGGCGGCTTTGAAGATTCTCCTGCAACCTGCTGCTGGGTCGGCGTGCGCTGTTGGGTTTCATAAGCTTGTAATGTTGGCCAGCGCGTCTTCAATCCCGGGATATTTAAACCGGAACCCGAATCCCAGCAACTTCTCCGGGACAGCACGCTGGCTGCACAGGACCGCCCCGGCAAGTTCCCCCATCACGAAACGCAGCAGCAGGGAGGGTGTCCGCATGAAAACGGGCCGGTTCAAGACACGACCCAGACTTTTGGTAAAATCAAGATTCCGAACCGGGTTGGGCGAACAAAAGTTAAGGGGTCCCTTGACGGCGTCATTTTTTAAAACAAACCCGAATGCCGCCAGCAGGTCGTCCATATGGATCCAGGGAAACCACTGGGTGCCGTCGCCTAAAGGTCCGCCGATGAAAAAGCGGAAAGGCGGCAGCACTTTCTGCATCATGCCGCCCTGTTTGCCGAGAACGATTCCGAACCGGGTTAAAACCACCCGGGCGCCTTTTTCTCCGGCGCGCAGGGCTTCCGCTTCCCAATCCTTGCCCACCCGGGCCAGAAAATCATCTCCCCCGGGGGAGGATTCGGTCAGGATGTCGTCACCCCCATCGCCATAAAAA carries:
- a CDS encoding four helix bundle protein: MPKIVERKQFAKDLEKRTRIFAVQIIRLSSTLYNTPECTVIRTQIAKSGTSIGANYREANRSRSRADFKNKIKICESEASETQYWLEVIVEAGWMAWEKVKPLYEECSELLAIFTSIGRRK
- a CDS encoding type II secretion system protein yields the protein MRKCGENGLTLMELLITVTILLIIAAVATPLLSSSLDAHRSGIARSRLYQEGLLAIERMTAGAKKTTFLTVPNNRKPSRDILAFSRLVNTDGDFYFGAWGNPLFPRIDEDTHDYFSSGGYGIRGVDEDGDELFDEGQQSDDDEDGLTGEDKFDGLDNDLDGNIDENVTKDMNQDGAYGIKGIDDDGDGQVDEGVGEDSDDDEDGLKNEEVVLFAVYLYNSAAKTLTEIHSDPVTGILGSAPKVVLSDHVTNFEAFFEAPERIRITLSLTGDNGESATFTEYVCPRNVFQKTGKRVR
- a CDS encoding prepilin-type N-terminal cleavage/methylation domain-containing protein, giving the protein MFPKRTYTFVNLLKSPTGFTLIEALIAVALLAIVAVGISAPYISGFQALDAQAESMLLDSRLRSKMEELVSTNFGSLSSSFETVTVNGQSFTITWTVVPVDLDGNTIPEPSAVRITVSVTQRPNHSLTTIRVDNEGRVGKIT
- a CDS encoding GspH/FimT family pseudopilin, which translates into the protein MKHQIADSLLACRLKRRRRDGFTLFELLIVLLIVSIFTMLGWPAINAFMGDYRLGTAAEEIVNALEFAQLTAVTGQQTQVTISATTKKIDVKQFKPNVNLLGGAGSYTAAEVENGSYAYLGNPMNKGIDYTITFPNESRFSGVDINASGFDTPVTFDSTGTPSIGGTVTLTFGGRQKVVTLNALTGRVSVSG
- a CDS encoding type II secretion system protein; amino-acid sequence: MKIPFRKEAGFTLIEMLIVVIVLGILAMIIIPQINVSTGEARLSTMRTNLSTIRNAIELYYHQHNNVYPGAVKIDGSGTATVAADLPAAFTDQLIYYSQLDGKTSSDKSTLTAPIFGPYLKTATLPQNPYNESSAVTCDITTIDLALRAATPADGTGWKFYVKMGVFIANDSATSGTY
- a CDS encoding type II secretion system F family protein encodes the protein MAIQFKPEEILEPQTALRPLPAARLNQAFARGITDRLFNRISSREVMFFTTQLSLMLAVDTPINVALQTIAEEIQHPSFKAVISAISRDIEEGRQLSESMKLHPRIFNDQFTSMVKAGETGGFLNKTLDRIVEMQEKRLAMINQVKLALTYPAFLCVIGFGVVVFILVGVLPKFAAFFAGKESILPWTTRFLMMASETLRHHWWAYSLFACGAVTGVTLWLKSPPGRALRDRLLVSGPLISGLTNKIYTCEMLRTIGHLMESQVPLLEALKATRPTIWNRYYRRFLDEISDSVDRGGRFSLPFSANPYIPRTVKQMVVIGEETGRLPYVMLRLAAFYDTEIEQELKKFAARIEPIALIIMGAVVGVIVSSIILPLFRLSQALR
- a CDS encoding ATPase, T2SS/T4P/T4SS family, with the protein product MKTTLIPKRRKLGEILIQQGLLSPDQLAEFLRHQKETAKSLGQIVVEKGIISNEDLVKILGEQLGIPHVWLRKGLIDPKVVHVLPKEKALYHQVIPMFVVNNVLTLAVSDPYAFFVIDEVKKLTKMEVQPVICRVEDILAAISQAYQENITIEDFMVNDSESGIDVIEARPEIDISEMSDKAKESPVINLVNMILLKAIKDEASDIHIEPQEDKLRIRLRIDGILYELKPQNIAMHPTVVSRLKVLANLNISERRMPQDGRFQIRALGRTIDLRFSSMPGVHGEKVVLRILDKRKTILDLNALGFEPVILDQFKSFLRKSHGLILVCGPTGSGKTTTLYSAITLLNTTERNIVTVEDPVEYQLENINQTQVHTALGMKFATFIRHTLRQDPDIIMVGEIRDRETAEVAIQASLTGHLVLSTLHTNDSPSAVTRLLEMGVEPYLLSSSLIACMSQRLVRTICPECKTAYFPPASVLKELGVDEDKRLRLYKGKGCPDCYDSGYKGRTSIHELLAIDQGLRALILQNPTIAAIKKQCTESGYTTLEQAGYQRVLQNLTTIEEVHRAVSLEL
- a CDS encoding STAS domain-containing protein; translation: MENLTKRYEPGRAKSVNVSSRTVLTPERSITHENCPDIKQSILAAIEADKTEVILDCKNVGLLDSAALELLLQTHNELRSKRGALKIIGLNQVCQDILAATRLNNVILIYKDIHEAIRNIS
- a CDS encoding HD domain-containing protein is translated as MNELKTFEILLSSLAPVSRLHFQIWDDTGRVIFFTGVAMPEEFSSKKSQALAEAIIAQNSYHYHTVGQSFLCGHPLRNSRNIFGALLAGGLSSFRPDTGEAANTAEGPQSMEMESFLGNLATLVEEKLNAQQEIEEMTQKMDQGFEDLYLYTRVASQIKTLKLSDDMLQLLMEELIESMRVDAAFAYLSHKRDYKLDLILPQVSEKFSSQKNFFGKILHLIPLNASVTNENYFIVNDSREDPRYRDLLPDPYRFLAVRVQHQGELYGWLGLLCFNLTEIFRQGELKLLLSLAEQLAMIIDNTNLYKNLEQFVVNMVKSLVFAIEAKDKYTRGHSERVSTYCMLMGARLGLGKKEYEELKWSSILHDIGKIGIPESILNKKDQLTDAELEIIKNHPVKGSKILKPIEYFTGSLPGIIHHHERFDGSGYPSSLKGEEIPLSARIIAVADTFDAINFSRAYRGASVDGKVLDTLEKLAGSQLDPRLVNVFRTVYTEDMKSD
- a CDS encoding response regulator codes for the protein MAKNKKILIIDDEAYIRRVLELKLKNRGYQVLTAANGEEGFAAIKDQQPDVVVSDIMMPKLDGKALCEKTNPIKKKRPFLTIIVTARINPEERDWIAQMTDTLFMEKPFSPNKIVDAIEKYLEVRNE
- a CDS encoding ATP-binding protein — translated: MKSKALGIAFFVLILFGLAIFLQFLVRTEKKAAINDLYGKGDHIVGLLSLHSIKDFEGARRDLLIKTLMQSDVHEGIVYCFIHDQNGKPLVSLALNHIAAEIPYNIQENSLAAMGLVHQFFKPIESETSIYEFSKPIFEKGKKTGTVRVGFKPPPISILSSERITLIGIISFFIIASIILSYYGFVRAFKPLEKFLANILTPSNSTGTSPKNSSRSFGIEPMMLECKNSIKELKDRLDDVETKNKDLTYTLGIIRFEKNQSSYILNSINLGIIVTDIHENIGFINDYMLNLLRQKRQDVIDCPLDQVIKHPEFLSFISQSQGFENPTGNHHLDIIFPNLASNKTYQVSYTYFTDDSKALIGKLIVFNNTTREKEAAQAINDFTAHVTHELMTPLTTIKSYSEMLMDGEITDTATQKDFYNIINAETDRLSRLIKDLLNLSQIEMGSLPLNLSRVKSDWLFKDCIETIEGAARKKNISILKRLPDNFPTLMGDKELLKGAIINILGNAIKYTPENGQVEFELSEDDHMVIFDISDSGYGISKEELPLIFDKFYRSGNPQIVSQQGTGLGLAITSQIISLHGGEIKVESKIDKGTHFTVKIPKKEDYLGEK